The segment GGCGCGCAGCGTCCACGCACTGAGAAGAGTTCTTTAACCAGAAGTAGAACGACTCAAGTTCACAGTTACACCTGAAAGGATTTAGTGACAAATAAATGCGCACTCTCTTGTGGTGGTACAAACTAGATATGTTCTCTTTACCAATGTTCTCGAAGGAGTTGTTGGTGAGAACTAAAGTGTGGAGGTTGAACGCGTCCAACCGTGAGATGGGTATGGTTTTCAACCGGTTGCCTGACAGCTCCAGCCGGTGGAGGTTGCGTAACGTTTCGGTGCCCTGCAGCGCGTTGGAGAGCTGCGCCACGGCTGGAGCAAGGAGCGAGTCGTTCAGGTAAAGAGAACGGAGCTCCCGCAGACCGTGAAACGCCCGGTCCGAAATATACACCAACGGGTTGTGGCTCAAATCCAGTAAATTCAACCTGGGGAGTCCCGTAAAAGCGTCAGCCTCGATCACCATGATCCCATTATGTGACAGTGAGAGGGTCGTTAGTTCGAGTTCCGTCCCGTTATTCGAGGAGAACGCTCGTCCCGGTAACGTTGAGATGTTGTTCCCCCTGAGTATTAACGTGGTCGCCCACGCCGGTATGTCACCCGGTAACTCAGTGTGTTCGGCATCCCGGCAGGTCACCGTCCCGGAG is part of the Salvelinus sp. IW2-2015 unplaced genomic scaffold, ASM291031v2 Un_scaffold4609, whole genome shotgun sequence genome and harbors:
- the LOC112077480 gene encoding trophoblast glycoprotein-like codes for the protein MYFCGAVLRGVLSFPKGQCFCFLAEAVFVCLLFSSVKAEEECPLSCICVRDSGTVTCRDAEHTELPGDIPAWATTLILRGNNISTLPGRAFSSNNGTELELTTLSLSHNGIMVIEADAFTGLPRLNLLDLSHNPLVYISDRAFHGLRELRSLYLNDSLLAPAVAQLSNALQGTETLRNLHRLELSGNRLKTIPISRLDAFNLHTLVLTNNSFENIGKENISSLYHHKRVRIYLSLNPFRCNCELESFYFWLKNSSQCVDAARLLCAEPDAKKGIPLERLRGEDVDCLNENLEAVSYVFLGIVMALIGIVFLMVLYLNRRGIKRWLNNIRDACRDQMEVYHYRYEQDSDPRLANVAV